The proteins below come from a single Arthrobacter crystallopoietes genomic window:
- a CDS encoding thiamine pyrophosphate-dependent enzyme, translated as MADVLALDGTGRAELADEELRELYRLMLAVRHLDESAIRWQRQGLIPGYAPQLGQEAAQVGSGYALDMSRDFVFPTYREMGVARTVGVDMVEYMSTHKATWHGGLYDPKASRFAPIQAVVGGSVLHAVGWAHGQTLDGTPAGELGVAITYFGDGASSQGDVHEAMNFAAVMKAPVVFFIQNNGWAISVPTERQVAGGSVAGRAAGYGMPSIQVDGNDVVAVTQATATALAHARAGNGPAVVEAMTYRRGPHSTSDDPGRYRTLEEERTDGGEDPLARMRTRLLADGIADEAFFEEALAAARAEEEQIRAGINALGPRPGTEMFDFVYQEPTQALKAQASAWREESEHV; from the coding sequence ATGGCTGATGTTCTTGCTCTGGATGGGACAGGCCGGGCCGAGCTGGCCGATGAGGAACTCAGGGAGCTGTACCGGCTGATGCTGGCGGTCCGCCACCTGGACGAATCGGCGATCCGCTGGCAGCGCCAGGGGCTGATCCCCGGATACGCTCCACAGCTAGGCCAGGAAGCGGCACAGGTCGGCAGCGGCTACGCACTGGACATGAGCCGTGACTTTGTCTTCCCCACGTACCGCGAAATGGGCGTCGCCCGCACCGTCGGGGTGGACATGGTGGAATACATGTCCACCCACAAGGCGACCTGGCACGGCGGCCTGTACGACCCCAAGGCCTCCCGTTTCGCCCCGATCCAGGCCGTTGTGGGCGGTTCTGTACTGCACGCTGTCGGCTGGGCGCACGGCCAAACCCTGGATGGAACACCGGCGGGAGAACTCGGCGTAGCGATCACCTACTTTGGCGACGGCGCCAGCTCGCAGGGCGACGTCCATGAGGCCATGAACTTTGCCGCCGTGATGAAGGCGCCCGTCGTCTTCTTCATCCAGAACAACGGCTGGGCCATTTCGGTCCCGACCGAGCGCCAGGTAGCCGGCGGCTCGGTGGCCGGACGGGCCGCGGGATACGGCATGCCCTCCATCCAGGTGGACGGGAACGACGTCGTTGCCGTCACCCAGGCGACTGCCACCGCGCTGGCGCACGCCCGTGCTGGCAACGGACCTGCGGTAGTCGAGGCCATGACCTACCGACGCGGGCCGCACTCTACCAGTGATGATCCGGGCCGCTACCGCACTCTCGAAGAAGAACGTACCGACGGCGGCGAAGACCCCTTGGCGCGGATGCGCACCCGGCTGCTGGCCGACGGGATCGCCGATGAAGCATTCTTCGAAGAAGCCCTGGCTGCGGCCAGGGCGGAGGAAGAGCAGATCCGCGCAGGCATCAACGCGCTCGGCCCACGTCCCGGCACCGAGATGTTCGACTTCGTCTACCAGGAACCTACACAAGCACTGAAGGCACAGGCGAGCGCCTGGCGGGAGGAATCGGAACATGTCTGA
- a CDS encoding alpha-ketoacid dehydrogenase subunit beta: MSMQQALNRALAEVMTENPRALILGEDVGQLGGVFRITDGLQKKFGEARVFDTPLAESGILGMSVGLAMAGYHPIPEVQFDGFAYPAVNQIICQVGRMNYRSRGKLPMPITLRVPSFGGIRAPEHHGESLEAMFAHVPGLKVVSPSGPNEAYHLLKYAATRQDPVIFMEPKSRYWQKGPVNTGADAAGYRPTGSRVVREGKHLTLVAWGAMVARCLQVAELAAEDGIEIEVLDLRWLKPIDAEGLAASVAKTRRAVVVHEAPRTSGLGAEVASIISERCFGTLKAPVERVTGFDVPYPSGDLEDEYIPNIDRILYGIQRVLEYRRG, from the coding sequence ATGTCCATGCAGCAGGCCCTGAACCGGGCTCTGGCTGAAGTCATGACGGAGAATCCGCGGGCCCTCATCCTGGGTGAGGACGTCGGCCAGCTTGGCGGCGTCTTCCGCATCACCGACGGCCTGCAGAAAAAGTTCGGCGAGGCGCGGGTATTCGACACGCCGTTGGCCGAGTCCGGCATCCTGGGCATGTCCGTGGGGTTGGCCATGGCCGGCTACCACCCCATCCCGGAGGTACAGTTCGACGGCTTTGCCTACCCTGCGGTGAACCAGATCATCTGCCAGGTCGGCCGGATGAATTACCGCAGCCGCGGCAAACTGCCGATGCCCATTACCCTGCGCGTGCCGAGCTTCGGCGGCATCCGGGCACCGGAACACCACGGCGAATCGCTGGAAGCAATGTTCGCGCACGTGCCCGGACTCAAGGTTGTTTCCCCATCGGGACCGAACGAGGCGTACCACCTGCTCAAGTACGCGGCCACGCGCCAGGACCCGGTCATCTTCATGGAGCCGAAGTCCCGGTACTGGCAGAAGGGCCCGGTCAACACCGGCGCCGACGCAGCAGGATACCGCCCGACCGGCTCCCGGGTGGTTCGCGAGGGCAAGCACCTGACCCTGGTCGCCTGGGGCGCCATGGTGGCCCGCTGCCTGCAGGTTGCCGAGCTGGCGGCCGAGGACGGCATCGAGATCGAGGTACTGGACCTGCGCTGGCTCAAGCCGATCGACGCCGAGGGCCTCGCGGCTTCCGTGGCCAAGACGCGCCGCGCCGTCGTCGTTCATGAAGCGCCTCGGACCTCCGGTCTGGGCGCCGAAGTCGCCTCGATCATTTCCGAGCGTTGCTTCGGCACCCTGAAGGCACCCGTTGAGCGGGTGACCGGTTTCGACGTACCGTATCCCTCAGGAGACCTCGAGGACGAGTACATCCCCAACATTGACCGCATCCTGTACGGGATCCAGCGAGTATTGGAGTATCGCCGTGGCTGA
- a CDS encoding biotin/lipoyl-containing protein, whose product MAEISFPLPDLGEGLIEATVLEWLVTEGEMIERNHPLVEVETTKSAVELPSPQAGKVVRTYGEPGETIKVGDPLIVFEVPDDTAGIVGTVPKEEAPKRRVRLSANLDED is encoded by the coding sequence GTGGCTGAAATTTCCTTCCCCCTCCCGGACCTGGGCGAGGGCCTGATCGAGGCCACCGTGCTTGAATGGCTGGTCACCGAGGGCGAAATGATCGAACGCAACCACCCGCTGGTGGAAGTGGAGACGACCAAATCGGCGGTGGAGCTGCCCTCGCCGCAGGCCGGCAAGGTGGTCAGGACCTATGGTGAACCCGGCGAGACCATCAAGGTGGGCGACCCGCTGATCGTCTTCGAAGTTCCGGACGACACGGCAGGCATCGTCGGCACCGTGCCGAAGGAGGAGGCGCCCAAGCGACGCGTCCGCCTCAGCGCCAACCTGGACGAGGACTAG
- a CDS encoding alpha/beta fold hydrolase produces the protein MGRHREQTVEGVDPHLNVRIHEAAEGTTGPRRPVVLLHGFASSAKLNWEDAGWITALTQAGRRVVTVDLPGHGGSPSPEEMDAYSPSRIRADLLQLIYNAHVRPLKDNDDSTGVDLVGYSLGARLAWEFGATQPEMVRRMVLGGPGVGDPLADFDLRAAQQYLADGSEIADPTTAELLRMATLVPSNDVFALLTMIEAIKMEPFVPAEAVPRMPVLLVAGEKDELAATAPELAKLSGNAELLWLPARTHANAVTSRAFKNAAIEFLAG, from the coding sequence GTGGGCAGGCACCGGGAACAGACCGTCGAAGGCGTGGATCCGCACCTGAACGTGCGGATCCACGAGGCCGCCGAGGGCACCACAGGTCCGCGCCGGCCGGTGGTACTGCTGCACGGGTTCGCGTCCTCAGCCAAGCTCAACTGGGAGGACGCCGGCTGGATCACCGCCTTGACGCAGGCGGGCCGGCGGGTGGTCACGGTGGACCTGCCCGGCCATGGCGGCAGCCCTTCCCCGGAGGAAATGGATGCCTACTCCCCCAGCCGGATCCGCGCGGATCTGCTGCAGTTGATCTACAACGCCCACGTCCGGCCGCTGAAGGACAACGACGATTCCACCGGCGTGGATCTGGTCGGCTACTCGCTGGGCGCCCGCCTAGCTTGGGAGTTCGGGGCCACGCAGCCGGAAATGGTGCGCCGGATGGTCCTGGGCGGACCTGGGGTCGGGGATCCGCTGGCGGACTTCGATCTGCGTGCTGCCCAGCAGTACCTGGCCGACGGGTCGGAGATCGCCGACCCGACGACCGCCGAACTGCTCCGGATGGCAACCTTGGTGCCCAGCAACGACGTCTTCGCGCTGCTGACCATGATCGAGGCCATTAAGATGGAGCCTTTCGTCCCGGCCGAGGCAGTGCCGCGGATGCCGGTGCTGCTGGTGGCGGGCGAGAAGGACGAACTGGCCGCCACGGCGCCGGAGCTGGCCAAGCTCAGCGGCAACGCGGAGCTGCTGTGGCTGCCGGCCCGCACCCATGCCAACGCGGTCACCAGCCGCGCGTTCAAGAATGCGGCCATCGAATTCCTCGCTGGCTGA